In Gammaproteobacteria bacterium, the following proteins share a genomic window:
- the trfA gene encoding plasmid replication initiator TrfA codes for MTDSSTELLERSTESDKPIKNVHTDNTVVLQLPIWPEPSRGIPNTIARSALFNVRFKKTLRRQLKNHIVTAIKGTNILYTGEELRQDDETVFLQLLHYARLKPWGEYITFKPSDFLKNIGWPVSGQNHYKRLIECMDRLNANGLKIQSSKPKINYNGSLIRKFVYFDEEKEKNLREWIVWIEPEVIKLFDSEDYSQLHWEQRLKLKKPVAQWLHSFYTSYEEPMEVKSIMKMSEAATKKLSVFRATLKKSLDDLVKVGFIKGYEIDANDKVHVKKA; via the coding sequence ATGACCGATAGCTCTACAGAGCTTTTGGAACGCAGTACGGAATCTGATAAACCTATCAAAAATGTGCACACAGACAACACCGTTGTCTTACAGTTACCAATCTGGCCAGAACCTTCACGCGGTATCCCTAACACCATAGCACGATCGGCATTGTTCAACGTACGGTTTAAGAAAACGCTTAGGCGACAACTAAAAAATCACATTGTCACCGCAATAAAAGGAACGAATATCCTATATACCGGTGAAGAGCTACGCCAGGATGATGAAACGGTATTTCTCCAACTGCTACATTATGCCAGGCTAAAGCCCTGGGGCGAATACATCACTTTTAAACCCTCAGATTTTTTAAAAAATATTGGATGGCCTGTCAGTGGCCAAAACCATTACAAAAGACTCATCGAATGCATGGATCGGTTAAACGCAAATGGGCTCAAAATACAATCCTCGAAACCGAAGATAAACTACAACGGTTCATTGATAAGGAAATTCGTATACTTCGATGAAGAAAAAGAGAAAAATCTGCGCGAGTGGATCGTATGGATTGAGCCGGAAGTCATCAAACTGTTCGATTCTGAGGATTACAGCCAGCTACACTGGGAGCAAAGGCTAAAACTGAAAAAACCTGTTGCCCAATGGCTTCATTCATTTTATACAAGTTATGAAGAACCAATGGAAGTAAAGAGTATTATGAAAATGAGCGAAGCGGCCACCAAGAAACTGAGTGTGTTCAGAGCAACATTGAAAAAGTCGCTCGATGATCTTGTGAAAGTCGGGTTTATTAAAGGGTATGAAATAGATGCAAATGACAAAGTGCATGTAAAAAAAGCGTAG
- a CDS encoding DUF4158 domain-containing protein: MNKNKRISILNQAEIEDLYGVPDFNQSYQQFYFALNDREWHKISQLRDKKLQCVAVALLGYFKCKPILLSPNYLQMHPDLRFIAEQHFGGFKFRRFKLKPDQKSRVYDRVLKILGYANWKDKLHQSQLVDHLLNQATSWAHPRFLFDASIEYLSTHKIAIQ; this comes from the coding sequence ATGAACAAAAATAAACGAATTTCAATTCTGAACCAGGCGGAAATTGAAGACCTATATGGTGTACCGGATTTTAATCAGAGTTATCAACAGTTCTATTTTGCTCTGAACGATCGAGAGTGGCATAAAATCAGCCAGTTGCGAGATAAAAAGCTTCAATGTGTCGCTGTTGCTTTGCTCGGATATTTCAAGTGTAAACCGATCCTTTTAAGTCCCAATTACCTGCAAATGCATCCCGACTTAAGGTTTATTGCAGAACAGCACTTTGGAGGCTTTAAGTTCCGCCGATTCAAGCTGAAGCCTGATCAGAAGTCTCGGGTCTATGATCGTGTTCTTAAGATATTGGGCTATGCCAATTGGAAGGATAAACTGCATCAATCCCAACTTGTCGATCATCTGCTAAATCAAGCAACGAGTTGGGCGCATCCTCGTTTCCTGTTTGACGCTTCGATCGAATATTTGTCCACTCACAAAATCGCGATTCAGTGA
- a CDS encoding ParA family protein yields the protein MTINLAVAAGMDGKTSAIIDIDPQASAAEWGDQRDAENPVIISSQPSRLPHVMQEAKEQGVEVLFIDTAPHSEKSALDAARAADTVIIPTRAAILDLLAISKTIDLIKIAKADAFVALNAVPPRGSLSGEAKEVVNAQGLEIAPVLSYRHAFFHSLTAGQGVIEYEPEGKAAEEVAQLYLYTCQHVGIPTDLEAIIRSTENAEENLISVGA from the coding sequence ATGACGATCAATCTGGCGGTAGCAGCTGGGATGGATGGAAAAACCTCGGCAATAATAGATATAGATCCGCAGGCATCCGCCGCAGAATGGGGCGACCAAAGGGATGCAGAAAACCCAGTTATTATTTCATCGCAGCCATCCCGACTGCCACATGTTATGCAGGAAGCCAAAGAACAAGGTGTCGAGGTTTTATTTATTGATACTGCGCCGCATTCAGAAAAATCCGCCTTAGATGCTGCAAGAGCAGCCGATACTGTCATTATTCCAACTAGGGCCGCGATTCTCGATTTATTGGCAATCAGTAAAACCATTGATTTAATCAAAATAGCCAAAGCAGATGCCTTTGTCGCCCTTAATGCAGTGCCACCCCGAGGAAGCCTAAGTGGAGAAGCCAAAGAAGTCGTAAACGCTCAGGGGTTGGAGATCGCGCCAGTCCTAAGCTACCGCCACGCATTTTTTCATTCGCTGACAGCAGGGCAGGGTGTTATCGAGTATGAACCGGAAGGTAAGGCAGCAGAAGAGGTCGCACAGCTTTACCTGTATACATGTCAACATGTTGGCATACCAACCGATTTAGAAGCAATAATTAGGAGTACGGAAAATGCCGAAGAAAACCTCATTAGCGTCGGCGCTTAG
- a CDS encoding SprT-like domain-containing protein has translation MTVASKPTDEFYGALTRAYAHFNKRLFNGQLPACLITAQRQRNVMGYFSKNRWNNGAGDVVHEIALNPSYFGNHKIIEVFQTLVHEQCHLWQHEFAKPSRGGYHNKQFAERMLAIGLVPSDTGAPGGKTTGQRMSDYPDPDGLFLKACKELARSDNVLPWVDRFPAYRESCQVRESSTDGENDNNIQSDVENILFADFTVLIPSVENDTPPPVAKNKVKYSCIDCGINVWGKTGLNLACTDCDMELVS, from the coding sequence GTGACTGTTGCCAGCAAACCCACGGATGAATTCTACGGCGCTTTAACTCGCGCTTACGCGCATTTCAATAAACGCTTGTTCAATGGACAGTTACCAGCGTGCCTAATAACGGCTCAACGGCAACGTAATGTTATGGGCTATTTCTCTAAGAACCGCTGGAATAATGGTGCCGGTGATGTTGTACATGAGATCGCGCTTAACCCCTCGTATTTTGGCAATCACAAAATAATCGAGGTGTTTCAGACTCTCGTCCATGAGCAGTGTCACCTTTGGCAGCATGAGTTTGCTAAGCCATCGAGAGGTGGGTACCACAACAAACAATTCGCCGAACGTATGCTGGCTATCGGTCTCGTCCCAAGCGACACAGGAGCGCCAGGCGGTAAAACGACGGGCCAACGCATGTCGGACTATCCAGATCCGGACGGACTGTTTCTGAAGGCTTGTAAAGAGCTGGCCAGGTCTGACAATGTACTGCCCTGGGTAGATCGGTTCCCGGCATATCGAGAGTCATGCCAGGTTAGAGAGTCGAGCACTGATGGTGAGAACGATAATAATATCCAAAGTGATGTGGAGAATATTTTGTTCGCCGATTTCACTGTCTTGATACCAAGCGTTGAGAATGATACTCCCCCGCCCGTTGCTAAAAACAAAGTGAAATATTCTTGTATTGATTGCGGTATCAATGTTTGGGGGAAAACCGGTCTCAATTTAGCTTGTACAGATTGTGATATGGAGTTGGTAAGTTAA
- a CDS encoding SprT-like domain-containing protein, which produces MKYLSQQQKDQLVKATVDCIDKANLLLPDQRIEPVDVTFDIRGTKAGEYRPLELRIRYNPHIAANQFDEFVGRTVVHEVAHHVVRQVYSRRVRAHGREWRSVMRMLGATDINRCHRYDMSGVKVKSQRRFLYRCHCREHQITTTRHNRSLRGTVYRCVACRLPLVFVG; this is translated from the coding sequence ATGAAATATTTAAGTCAGCAACAAAAGGATCAATTGGTTAAAGCGACTGTCGATTGTATCGACAAAGCCAATTTGTTATTGCCGGATCAACGCATTGAGCCGGTCGATGTGACGTTTGATATTCGAGGCACAAAAGCCGGTGAATATAGGCCATTGGAATTGCGTATTCGTTATAACCCACATATCGCGGCTAATCAGTTTGATGAATTTGTTGGTCGTACCGTGGTACACGAAGTTGCTCACCATGTGGTTCGCCAGGTGTATTCTCGCAGAGTGCGTGCCCATGGGCGGGAGTGGCGGTCCGTCATGCGGATGTTGGGTGCAACGGATATCAATCGGTGTCATCGATACGATATGTCAGGGGTCAAAGTGAAAAGCCAACGGCGGTTTTTGTATCGGTGTCATTGTAGAGAGCATCAGATTACAACTACTCGGCACAATCGTTCACTGCGTGGAACGGTTTATCGCTGCGTAGCATGCCGGTTGCCATTGGTATTTGTGGGTTAG
- a CDS encoding DUF3768 domain-containing protein: MSTVTNLQTFKLERIAQLNDAFRRSFIGGRVVLTQGVYALDQKVQDEIFQKVMTFGDFNEDNDPYGEHDFGCVEHLGRKYFFKIDYYAEDMKHRSEDPANARVTNRVLTIMRAEEY; the protein is encoded by the coding sequence ATGAGTACAGTGACAAATTTGCAGACTTTTAAGTTAGAACGAATTGCCCAATTGAATGATGCGTTTCGTCGTTCGTTTATTGGTGGTCGTGTGGTGTTAACCCAGGGCGTTTATGCCTTGGATCAAAAAGTACAGGACGAAATATTTCAAAAGGTGATGACGTTCGGTGATTTTAATGAGGATAACGATCCCTACGGTGAACACGATTTTGGTTGTGTTGAGCATTTGGGGCGAAAATATTTTTTTAAAATCGATTATTACGCCGAGGACATGAAACATCGGTCTGAAGATCCAGCCAATGCCCGTGTGACGAATCGTGTGTTAACGATTATGCGCGCAGAGGAATACTAG
- a CDS encoding ParB/RepB/Spo0J family partition protein, translated as MITNIPFEQLSISGDNVRVVSTAKNSDKQLIASMQARGILQNLVVNRTESPDRYEVIAGGRRFAAAGVLVKKGVWDEDVELPCRINEDDDTTAVSLSENLHEAMHPADEFMSYQAMANNGLSEKTIALEFGVSSAHVKKRLRLASVAPKIVQDFRKGKLGIEEVMAFTVETDQDNQLHCYKELGNHLYPHSIRNFLLHSSEASDSRLCQFVGLAAYKKAGGSVSTDLFESQTHLHDMDLLQDLAMQKLKKSAATIEKEGWNSLECSLDGFSAGSTYCRAEPELVGVPAALEKKIKSLDSAIAKMEDDDEDWTDEKNKKFDDLEKQLDECELKKESYQQYTEEQKSKGHCIVTFDHKGELLVLRGLLSKADNKKLQNSSSGQGVDQGDDELNETSPLPRTLLSDLALYKRQIVQAELARDTKLALDLLHFSLCAQVLDELGYLDSAIDVRATVTSENTTLMDLDNTVAAVKLNEQFAKLDTAWLSVDDDTERFELFRQLSAKAKASLVAYCTARVFANGRSANGQYVSESMEIDYAAYWRPASDNFFKRLTIDALLALAKDWFGDQWVDDHKKNKKTELVQHFHDFFNGGQDKSLSDDLVHIRDTWLPVEF; from the coding sequence ATGATTACGAATATTCCATTTGAGCAGTTATCAATTTCTGGGGACAATGTGAGAGTTGTGTCTACGGCAAAAAATAGTGACAAACAATTGATTGCCTCGATGCAGGCCAGGGGGATTTTGCAGAATCTGGTGGTTAACAGGACGGAGTCGCCGGATCGGTATGAGGTCATTGCCGGTGGTCGCCGCTTTGCGGCTGCCGGTGTTTTGGTTAAAAAAGGTGTTTGGGATGAGGACGTTGAGTTGCCGTGTCGAATTAATGAGGATGACGATACCACGGCGGTTTCTTTGTCTGAAAACTTGCACGAAGCCATGCACCCTGCCGATGAGTTCATGTCCTATCAGGCCATGGCCAACAATGGCTTGTCGGAAAAAACGATTGCGTTGGAATTTGGCGTTTCGTCTGCACACGTTAAAAAACGGCTTCGCCTTGCTTCGGTGGCTCCTAAAATCGTTCAGGATTTTCGCAAGGGTAAATTAGGTATTGAGGAAGTGATGGCGTTTACGGTAGAGACCGACCAGGACAATCAATTGCATTGTTATAAGGAGCTGGGCAATCATTTGTATCCGCACAGTATACGTAACTTTTTATTGCATTCGTCTGAGGCCAGTGATTCGCGCCTTTGTCAGTTTGTGGGTTTGGCGGCGTACAAAAAAGCCGGTGGTTCTGTTAGTACGGATTTGTTCGAATCTCAGACGCATTTGCACGATATGGATTTGTTGCAGGATTTGGCCATGCAGAAGCTTAAAAAAAGTGCGGCGACGATTGAAAAAGAAGGTTGGAATTCGCTTGAGTGTAGCCTGGACGGTTTTAGTGCAGGTTCTACGTATTGTCGGGCTGAGCCGGAGCTGGTCGGAGTGCCTGCGGCTTTGGAGAAGAAAATCAAATCATTGGATTCGGCAATAGCCAAAATGGAAGATGATGATGAGGATTGGACTGACGAGAAAAACAAAAAGTTTGACGACTTGGAAAAGCAATTGGATGAGTGCGAGTTAAAAAAAGAGAGTTATCAGCAATACACGGAGGAACAAAAATCCAAGGGCCATTGTATTGTGACATTCGATCACAAGGGTGAATTGCTTGTTTTGCGAGGTTTGTTGAGTAAAGCCGACAACAAAAAACTACAAAATAGCAGCAGTGGGCAAGGTGTTGACCAGGGTGATGATGAGCTTAATGAAACCAGCCCATTGCCGCGAACTTTGTTGTCCGATCTGGCTTTGTACAAACGTCAAATTGTGCAAGCTGAGTTAGCGCGTGATACTAAACTGGCCTTGGATCTGTTGCATTTTAGCTTGTGCGCTCAAGTGCTTGATGAGTTAGGTTATTTGGATTCCGCTATTGATGTTCGTGCCACAGTCACGAGTGAGAATACCACGCTGATGGATCTGGATAACACGGTGGCGGCGGTCAAACTCAATGAGCAGTTTGCTAAGTTGGATACGGCTTGGTTGAGTGTGGATGATGATACCGAGCGATTTGAATTATTCCGACAGTTAAGCGCTAAGGCAAAGGCAAGTCTGGTGGCTTACTGTACGGCGCGAGTGTTTGCTAATGGTCGCTCTGCTAATGGCCAGTATGTGAGTGAATCAATGGAGATTGATTACGCTGCGTATTGGCGTCCAGCCAGTGATAATTTTTTTAAACGCCTGACCATTGATGCCTTGTTGGCACTTGCAAAAGACTGGTTTGGTGATCAGTGGGTTGATGATCACAAGAAGAATAAGAAAACAGAGTTGGTTCAACACTTCCACGATTTTTTCAACGGTGGCCAGGATAAGAGTTTGTCCGATGATTTGGTTCATATTCGAGACACTTGGTTGCCTGTTGAATTCTAG
- a CDS encoding thermonuclease family protein, with product MRTILLIISLLVSLSANAKQLYGPYQAEVVRVVDGDTIELNVHVWPGLVQNIKLRLSGVNTPEKRGRNVSQCEKKAAQKATNFTQRWVKGINRIIVTEVKLGKYAGRALGKIKKGELDLGEELIRAGHAKPYSGGRRQAWC from the coding sequence ATGAGAACAATACTATTAATCATCAGTCTACTGGTTTCATTATCTGCAAACGCAAAACAACTGTATGGCCCTTACCAAGCCGAAGTCGTAAGAGTCGTCGATGGTGACACCATTGAACTTAACGTCCATGTCTGGCCAGGCCTGGTCCAAAACATCAAACTACGCTTAAGCGGAGTCAACACACCAGAGAAACGCGGAAGAAACGTCTCCCAGTGCGAAAAGAAAGCCGCTCAAAAAGCCACGAACTTCACTCAACGCTGGGTTAAAGGTATCAATCGAATCATAGTCACCGAAGTCAAGTTAGGTAAATACGCTGGCCGTGCCCTGGGCAAAATAAAAAAGGGCGAACTGGATCTGGGCGAGGAACTAATTAGGGCAGGACATGCTAAACCGTACAGCGGAGGGAGAAGACAAGCGTGGTGTTAA
- a CDS encoding superinfection immunity protein, with amino-acid sequence MLVILAILVVVYFIPTWVASARKHHNENAILFTNLLLGWTFLGWVASLIWALTSVRQEKEIHTEPVGTEDTKKCPYCAETIKYEAKICRFCNRDLNKNSDTSIG; translated from the coding sequence ATGTTAGTCATCCTAGCTATATTGGTTGTTGTGTATTTCATACCAACATGGGTTGCTTCTGCCCGGAAGCATCACAACGAAAATGCGATACTATTTACCAATCTATTACTTGGGTGGACATTCTTGGGGTGGGTCGCATCCCTTATATGGGCGCTCACTAGTGTAAGACAAGAGAAAGAAATACACACTGAACCGGTTGGCACGGAGGATACAAAGAAGTGCCCATATTGTGCTGAAACCATAAAATATGAAGCTAAGATATGCCGGTTTTGTAATAGAGACCTTAACAAGAATTCAGACACATCTATAGGCTAG
- a CDS encoding recombinase family protein, which translates to MLVGYVRVSKTDGSQVLDMQLDAMKKAKVKPKNIYRDKASGKLDNRSGLEACLKALRPKDILVVYKLDRLGRSLKHLLETIENLTERKIGFRVLTGQGAKIDTTTPSGKLVFGIFAALAEFERELIVERTKAGLAAARARGRVGGRKCELSKSQVRYLQAAMKRRDTVVADLAEEMGVTRATLYRYVGPKGQLREYGKRVLKK; encoded by the coding sequence ATGCTTGTAGGATACGTCCGTGTTTCAAAAACTGATGGTTCCCAAGTTCTGGACATGCAATTGGACGCCATGAAGAAAGCCAAGGTGAAACCTAAGAACATTTACCGGGACAAGGCCTCTGGCAAACTGGATAACCGGTCAGGCCTTGAGGCCTGTTTGAAGGCGCTCAGGCCCAAAGATATATTGGTGGTCTATAAGCTGGACCGACTTGGACGAAGCCTTAAGCATTTGTTGGAGACCATCGAGAATCTGACGGAACGGAAGATCGGGTTTAGGGTGTTGACCGGACAGGGGGCTAAGATCGACACCACCACGCCAAGTGGTAAGTTGGTTTTCGGCATATTTGCGGCTCTTGCAGAGTTTGAACGAGAGTTGATTGTAGAGCGAACCAAAGCTGGCCTGGCCGCAGCGCGTGCAAGGGGCAGGGTAGGTGGGCGTAAGTGCGAACTCAGTAAATCTCAAGTGCGTTACTTGCAAGCAGCCATGAAACGACGGGATACGGTCGTGGCGGATCTCGCTGAGGAAATGGGTGTCACACGTGCTACACTTTATCGATACGTTGGCCCAAAAGGGCAACTGCGGGAGTATGGGAAACGGGTTTTGAAGAAATGA
- a CDS encoding Mov34/MPN/PAD-1 family protein: MIQWKTMEPDFRAIDVTTRLNSLPVVDVARIARMLVFAPLPIVYHSVRDKIHNHLKQDSMEMGGLLVGKVYESHILKRDYVLVEITESVPSDECRSTNVSLEMGTDVWNKARELLVDGNTIVGWYHSHPNLGAFFSGTDRYTQKHFFHHPYSLGYVVDYIRDEEKWFVGKESEELKQVIILNDC, encoded by the coding sequence ATGATCCAATGGAAAACGATGGAACCGGACTTCCGAGCAATAGATGTTACCACTAGACTGAACAGTTTGCCTGTTGTAGATGTTGCTCGAATTGCCCGGATGTTGGTATTTGCACCGCTTCCTATCGTGTACCACAGTGTCAGGGACAAGATACACAATCATTTAAAACAAGATTCAATGGAAATGGGTGGTTTACTTGTTGGGAAGGTTTATGAGTCTCACATTTTAAAACGTGACTATGTTTTGGTGGAAATAACTGAATCTGTCCCAAGCGATGAATGTCGCTCTACCAATGTCTCCTTGGAAATGGGGACCGATGTATGGAATAAGGCAAGAGAATTATTAGTGGACGGCAATACTATTGTTGGTTGGTATCACAGCCACCCCAATCTCGGTGCTTTTTTTAGTGGTACTGACCGGTATACACAAAAACACTTCTTCCACCATCCCTATAGTCTTGGTTATGTGGTGGACTATATTCGAGATGAAGAAAAATGGTTTGTAGGAAAAGAATCGGAAGAGTTGAAACAAGTTATTATTTTGAATGACTGTTAA
- a CDS encoding ThiF family adenylyltransferase has protein sequence MDERYNRHNLIDWFSQEKLHSLTVGVVGCGAIGNEVAKNLTLLGVGKIVLFDFDTIEKHNLTRSVLFRDSDVGQSKVHVAAQRVRELDPNVTVVEYEGDFWDTLPIKELAFFDVVICCVDNFEARIRLNQLCMVASVDLVNTAIDSRFAVCEIYPFSKGDDSACYEYTLPDSVYQRESERYSCGWLKKVSFETRTIPTTVVTSSMAGALATSTALRLGDGDDNSTARRVLLDSITGVSSVSEITRNKACFSCSSRDNKAIYLTSSRTIDETLTGSLDISNSELYLQTSDPILTSHYCENCNNEHGDDVKQLSLASDYDSSLLVCKHCTTASVVVDIKDSFSVEELLQHHRGQIMPCKYLTLDADDIHFIIELED, from the coding sequence ATGGATGAAAGGTACAACCGGCATAACCTTATTGATTGGTTTTCACAAGAGAAATTGCACTCACTGACCGTTGGCGTTGTGGGTTGTGGTGCCATTGGCAATGAGGTAGCTAAAAACCTTACGTTACTGGGCGTAGGTAAAATCGTTCTATTCGACTTTGATACGATAGAGAAACACAATTTAACCCGTAGTGTCTTATTCCGCGACTCGGACGTTGGGCAGAGTAAAGTCCATGTCGCTGCACAACGAGTCCGGGAATTAGATCCTAACGTAACTGTCGTGGAATATGAGGGAGATTTTTGGGATACCCTCCCTATTAAGGAACTTGCTTTCTTTGATGTTGTTATATGCTGCGTCGATAATTTTGAAGCCAGAATACGGCTGAATCAGCTTTGCATGGTGGCGTCTGTTGATTTGGTCAACACGGCAATAGATAGCCGTTTTGCTGTTTGTGAAATCTACCCTTTTTCTAAAGGTGACGATTCTGCTTGTTATGAATACACTCTACCGGATAGTGTTTATCAAAGGGAAAGCGAGCGATATTCGTGCGGATGGCTGAAGAAAGTGTCTTTTGAGACCCGGACTATTCCTACTACTGTTGTTACGTCCAGTATGGCCGGTGCTTTGGCAACATCTACAGCGTTGCGTTTGGGCGATGGTGACGACAACTCCACGGCCAGGCGTGTATTACTTGACAGTATTACCGGCGTATCGTCAGTCAGTGAAATTACTAGGAATAAAGCGTGTTTTTCCTGTAGTTCCCGTGACAATAAAGCTATTTATCTTACGTCAAGCCGAACGATTGATGAGACCCTGACCGGAAGTTTGGACATTTCGAATAGTGAATTGTATTTGCAAACCAGCGACCCAATTCTCACCAGCCATTATTGTGAGAACTGCAATAATGAGCACGGTGATGACGTTAAACAATTGTCTCTTGCAAGCGACTATGATTCGAGTCTACTAGTTTGTAAACATTGTACCACGGCATCCGTTGTTGTGGATATCAAGGATAGTTTTTCAGTGGAAGAATTGCTTCAACATCATAGAGGACAAATTATGCCTTGTAAGTACCTGACGTTAGATGCAGACGATATACACTTTATAATTGAGCTGGAGGATTAG
- a CDS encoding J domain-containing protein, translating into MIKWKKLTPDYESNIEKMRNMSPFELLGVTKDSSLDEVKRMYRKKIKLYHPDKSDEFMKDYGEEISKILNQAYKKLLDYYNG; encoded by the coding sequence ATGATTAAATGGAAGAAATTAACTCCGGATTACGAATCTAACATTGAGAAAATGCGAAATATGTCGCCTTTTGAGCTATTAGGAGTGACGAAAGATTCATCACTAGATGAGGTAAAGCGGATGTATCGGAAAAAAATAAAGCTGTACCATCCGGATAAAAGTGATGAGTTCATGAAGGATTATGGCGAAGAGATTTCTAAAATTCTCAATCAGGCTTATAAAAAGCTTCTGGACTACTACAATGGATGA